A window of the Diabrotica undecimpunctata isolate CICGRU chromosome 1, icDiaUnde3, whole genome shotgun sequence genome harbors these coding sequences:
- the LOC140440658 gene encoding uncharacterized protein, whose product MATIYELTVTNLRRHLEDRELASTGKKAELVQRLKNALLEEGLDPETYIFEDAVLSSISKVSGDVAKVSGDVAKVSGDVAKVSGDIASLENKVSGDIASLESKVSNEISSLESKVSANISSEISKVTSEMSALDDRISSLKNQVAADKLAFEEKIKEMERKMEETGTAERGNNPITVEIKEDETKCKLEIRPKFEGSGGSVHVKVPTFDGKSSWNNYMKQFESAARANGWSEKEKAVNLTIALRGDALDVLQTIAVEETDDFEQLKKRLNMRYGHEHLEHVYQSQLKNRRQKKDEALQEYEVDIARLVRYAYPTAPEDMMEKLAVQTFIDGLRDHEMQRTLRLARHKTLVDVLSAALEYESATQASGGYSKVRTVKEEGDEDKLDQLVNMMKSMTYKKTKTIRCWNCGEIGHVRSSCKHPRYDANQETHHQEN is encoded by the exons atggctacgatttatgagctgacagtgactaatttaagaagacatcttgaagacagagaattagcttccaccggaaaaaaggctgagttagtccaacgactaaagaacgctttgctagaagaaggactagatccagagacttatatatttgaagatgctgtcctctcgtcgatttcgaaagtttctggtgatgtagccaaagtttctggtgatgtagccaaagtttctggtgatgtagccaaagtttctggtgacatcgcatcattagagaacaaa gtttccggcgacatcgcttctttagaaagcaaagtttctaacgagatttcttccctggaaagcaaagtttctgctaacatctcttcagaaatctctaaagtcacttctgagatgtctgccctggacgatagaatatcttcgttaaaaaaccaagttgctgccgataagttggccttcgaagaaaagattaaagagatggaaaggaagatggaagaaacagggacagcagagagaggtaacaatccgattacagtggagataaaagaagacgagacgaaatgtaagttggaaatacggccgaaatttgaaggaagtggaggttctgtccatgtgaaagtcccaactttcgacggaaaatcgtcatggaacaactacatgaaacagttcgaatcagctgcaagagcgaatggatggtctgaaaaagaaaaggctgtaaacctgactatcgctcttcgaggagatgccttagatgtgcttcagaccatagccgtagaggagaccgatgatttcgaacaactgaagaagaggttaaatatgcgatatggccacgaacatttggagcatgtatatcagtcgcagcttaaaaatcgtagacagaagaaagatgaggctcttcaagaatatgaggtagatattgccagattagtacgatatgcttatccaacagctcccgaagacatgatggaaaaattggccgttcaaacgtttattgatggtcttcgtgatcatgaaatgcagagaacactacgattagctcgtcacaagacgctggttgatgtcttatccgccgctctcgaatacgagtcagctacgcaggcctctggcgggtacagtaaagttaggactgtaaaagaggaaggagatgaagataaacttgaccagctcgttaatatgatgaaaagcatgacatataagaaaacgaagaccatcagatgctggaattgtggcgaaataggacacgtgcgaagctcctgtaagcaccctaggtacgacgcaaatcaagaaactcaccatcaggaaaactag